The DNA window CTCATCACTTGAATAAATTTTCTGTATCATCTTGTTGAACACTTCCCGGCCGGGCTTCTTGGCGGACTTGCTCTCAATAAATCTTTCGGTTATCTCAATATTTTCTCGCTCGGCGTATTGAGCCAACTCCACAAGCTGTGCCTCAATAGACATAACCTGCCTTTCTTCATCTTCGGTGCTCTTTCGGGCATACAGAAAATACTTTGTTTTCATCTTAAACCTCCTTGAAAGCGGGATTCGGGGGGAAAGTGTTTCGGCAAAACAAAAATTGGAACATAAAATTTCATTTTATCCACTTCTCATGAAGTGGGAACCGTTTCCTGCGGGCGCAAACCGTCTTTTTTGACTTTAAAAAACCTTACAATTTCATTTCAAAATTCAAGGCTTTTTGTTCGCGCAAAAATTCGTTGTCAAATATTTCAAATTCGCAAAAATGCGAATGTAGTTTCTGGTCGAGTCTGTTGAACGAAGCTCGAACCTACTATGAACATAAGCAAGCCGATTGATGACTTCTGACCGGCTTTCCCTTCGCTATCGCTCAGGTGGGCGTCCTCCCGCCTCAGCGGGACTCCATTTAAATTTATTTAGGAAGTCGTCGCCCCGCTCAAAACGATTTATTTTTTTATTCCCGCGCGCAAAAGTCGTTATATTTTCAAGTCGTTGATTGTTCTTTAAAATTTTGTTAAGATTGGGTTGTTGGCTCAAATATGCCACCCTCATAATGCTATCATAATAAGGAAGAAATGTAAATGGACAAAAAAGAACTCACCATCGGCAAAAAAATCCAAAATTGGCGCAAGAAAAAAGGTCTCACGCAGGATGCCTTGGCAAGAAAGGTAGATATGCCTTATACCACCTTGGCAAAAATCGAATCAGATGTCATAAAAGGCCCGTCAATCCATACGGTCGCAAAGATCGCCGAAGGGCTGGGAATCAGTCTTGATGAGTTGATGAGGAAATAAACTAGTCACGGGGAGAGGGAAGAAGTAGAATTGCGTGTTGCCGACTCGTTACTTCAAAAACAGGTCAAAAGCAGTCATATTTGTCAAAGGATGTCCATTATGAAACAAATAAGTATGAAAGAAAAATTGTTTGAAAAGCTAAATTTCAAAAAAATAAAAGATGATCCTAATTTCAAAGAAGATAGTGTAAGAGAAGTAATTGTTTTGCCTATTCTCAAAGAACTTGGATATCAACAAAAAAACATTGTCCGCAGCAAAACACTTCAGCATCCTTTCCTTAAAATTGGAAGCAAGAAAAGGCCAATAAAACTTATTCCTGATTATTGTTTAAAAATTGGGAATAGTATTCCCTGGGTTCTTGATGCCAAATCCCCAGATGAACATATTTTGGATTCCGATCATATTGAGCAAGTATACAGCTATTCTTCGCACCCAGAGATTAGGAGTACGTATTTCGCATTATGTAATGGCATTGAATTTGTTGTTTTCCGTAGAGAATTTACTGATGTTCCCATACTTCAATTCTCAGTTGATGAAATCGATGAAAATTGGGAAAAACTATCAGGTTTACTTTCACTTTATAGTTTTCATTCAGGAAAGAGTGTAAGTTATGATGATATTTTAGAAGTAAAAGAAAGTAAAGAATTTGATTATAGAAATCGCTCTCTTTTGAACGAAATACCCGTTAAAAAACAACAAGCGAAAAGACATTTTGGAGTTCATGGATATTTTACAAAACAAAGTTGGAATGTTGTAGCTGAATACATAAAGAACTATTCCCAACCAGGGGATTTGGTATTAGATCCTTTTGGAGGTAGCGGTGTAACAGCAATTGAAGCAATGATGAATAATAGGAAGACTATTAGCATCGATATAAATCCTATGGCAGTATTTATAGTACAAGCACTTATGACTCCTGTAAAGGAAGTTGAGTTTTCTGATGCTTTTACCCGTGTCAAAAATGGGTATATTGCCAAAGAACCTAAGACAAATGAACAGATAAAGGCTGCTCTTAAAAAATATCAATATCCAAAGGGAGTAATACTACCTAAAGCATCGGATGTTGAAACGATTGAAAAATTATTTAGCGATAAACAACTAGCGCAGCTATCGTTA is part of the Elusimicrobiota bacterium genome and encodes:
- a CDS encoding helix-turn-helix transcriptional regulator; translated protein: MDKKELTIGKKIQNWRKKKGLTQDALARKVDMPYTTLAKIESDVIKGPSIHTVAKIAEGLGISLDELMRK